A window of Oryza glaberrima chromosome 2, OglaRS2, whole genome shotgun sequence genomic DNA:
ATCacttatgtgtgtgtgtttgtgtgacCTGGCCTTTGTATGAATGGAAGTGATATCCGCAGTTTATAatttgtatgtatatatagcactggtattatggctgaagatcgagtagagaagaagaaaaaaaagctagTAGAGgttaatactagtagtagtagtatatagttAAAAGGAGGACATGCAAAGGCCATTTTGGTGTTAAATAATGGAGTGTAAGTAAATAAAAAGGAAGGGGGGGCGGCAGGCTTCACACAAAGCTGGCGCGCACACAGACGCATAGCATATATAGGATGATGCGTGTGTTGTATTCCATCATCATCAGGTAGCGCGCGCGGATAGATCATATCTAGCGTGGACGATGGCGAGGCATCGGTGGTATGtgcaggcggtggcgctgctggtggtgctgaaggcggcggcagggtctgcggcgccgccgacgacgacgaggagcaggagcagcagcacggTGGTGGCCGGGATGGTGTTCTGCGACCAGTGCAAGGACGGCGCCAGAGGCCTCTTCGACTACCCGCTCTACGGTTGGATTgcttttgcatttgcatataAAGATACTACAATTTGATTGCAATAATCCATGATGATCGATGATcatgggggcggcggcgtgcttgAGGCTTGAGCAAGCTACCTGTCTGTCATCTACTCTACTGTGTGCAGTGCATGCTATTGTCCTTGCCTACCTAACCTGATCAATTAGTACTTTACTTCCTTTATTATTCTTTCCTTCAGAAATTTGTGGTTAATTTGGATATGCTGTAAAATGGAAGGAATGCATTTGTGGTGGGTGCAGGTGCGCGGGTGGCGATCGAGTGCGGCGGAGGGGAGAGCCCGGTGACGGTGCGGGAGTGCAACACCAACTGGTTCGGGGGATTCTCCGTCCGCATGGAGGGCACGCCCGAGATGAACCGCTGCACAGCGCGCGTCGTCCAGGCCACCGGCCACTGCGGCGCCGCCATCCCCACCGCCCCTCGCGACCTCACCCTCGCCTTCCGCATGCTCGGCCTCGCCCTCTACACCGTCCCCCCACTCCTCTCCCAGCCGCTCCGTCCCATGGACTTCTGCCCATCTCCATTAacatctccatctcctcccgcCCTCGCGCTCGCCCCCTCTCCGATTCCGACTCCAATCATCGCGCCGCCCCCCGTGTCCTCGCCggctccccctctcccgccccTCTGGCGCCGCAGgcctcgccgcctgccgcccatCTGGCGCCCGACCCCACCCTCGCTACCCGTTGacaccatgccgccgccgccgccgccaccgccaccgcagccgcagGGCTCCGCCTGCACCTTCGAGTACGTATCTATCTACTAGTCCTTCCTTAATAATTTGAACAACATATAGATgattaatgaaatgaaatggatCGTCAGCAAGTGGGCGGACGTTGGATTGCACGGGTGCAACTGGAAGGTGGTGACGCCCAACACGACGGTGGCCATGGCGTTCGGCCCCGCCGCGGCGCAGAGGTACGGCCCCGACATGACGCTGCGGGAGGCGCTGGACGGGAGGGGAGACATGTACCGGACGCTGCTGCGGGAGGCCACGGCGGCGCTCCTCAATGCCTACTACAACCCCAGTGGCTCCGGCTTCCTGTACCCCACCACCGCCAGCGTCATCGACCACATCAACGCCGCCCTCCTCACCCCCACGCTCCACAAGCTTCTCCTCGAGGGTGCGCGCTTCCGCCGCGCCAACTCCGACTCCAACCTGCCCTGCCACCTCACCCCCTGCAACTAATTACTACTCCTATATAGTACCTGCTTGCTTACTCGATCGCTAATGCACtcgtttttcattttattactCGCTACGCTAATGTATTACTAGTGTCTCGACTCAATACTTAATTGGTGGATGGATTTTAATACTACACTACTACTATACTACAATCGATTCAATTTTATTATTACTTAATTAACTAATAGTAGCAGAACATGCATACCGTATGTACTGGAAGCATCATCCCTTGACCAGCCAATTTATTATACTCCACTCGCGCGGTCAAACCAAGTCAATACGACaaaagcagagcagagcagagaaaACGTTTGCTGTTCAAACTAATTTAAACAGGGAGCTACTACTACAGACTACTCCACTAGAAGTAGAGGAATTACCACTAGTAGTAGAGTAGTACATTCCAATTCCAATTACTTGAGTAGATCCTTGGATTATTCATTCCATCAAGGGTTGGATTCAAA
This region includes:
- the LOC127763859 gene encoding uncharacterized protein LOC127763859 translates to MARHRWYVQAVALLVVLKAAAGSAAPPTTTRSRSSSTVVAGMVFCDQCKDGARGLFDYPLYGARVAIECGGGESPVTVRECNTNWFGGFSVRMEGTPEMNRCTARVVQATGHCGAAIPTAPRDLTLAFRMLGLALYTVPPLLSQPLRPMDFCPSPLTSPSPPALALAPSPIPTPIIAPPPVSSPAPPLPPLWRRRPRRLPPIWRPTPPSLPVDTMPPPPPPPPPQPQGSACTFDKWADVGLHGCNWKVVTPNTTVAMAFGPAAAQRYGPDMTLREALDGRGDMYRTLLREATAALLNAYYNPSGSGFLYPTTASVIDHINAALLTPTLHKLLLEGARFRRANSDSNLPCHLTPCN